From a region of the Mucilaginibacter auburnensis genome:
- a CDS encoding phytoene desaturase family protein, translating to MPLEKRDFDAIVIGSGPNGLAAGILMQQKGLRVLVIEAKSATGGGMRTAELTLPGFKHDVCSAVHPLAAASPFFRTLPLKQYGLEYLRPAIEAAHPLDGGLAAAVYADIEKTASQLGEDKQIYLDLIGGAVNQWPYIDADTLGPLSFPKHPLRLAAFGINALQPATLLAKQFKTEKARALFAGMAAHSIQPLSNIATSAIGLVLMANAHLGGWVIPKGGSQQIAEALTAYFKHLGGTVQLDTYVKSLSQLPSAHALLFDVTPKQILEIAGHKFSSIYKWQLERYRYGDGVFKVDWALDGPTPFTANECKLAGTVHLGGTLAEIAASEKSSSAGKHSENPYVLFAQQSLIDATRAPEGKHTAWAYCHVPNGSKKDMTDIIERQIERFAPSFRERILARHTFNTAQMQEYNANYIGGDINGGVIDIGQLFTRPVLRWSPYKTSAKGIYICSSSTPPGGGVHGMCGYHAAKRALSDVFNIK from the coding sequence ATGCCGCTTGAAAAGAGAGATTTCGATGCAATAGTTATCGGTTCAGGCCCTAACGGTCTGGCAGCTGGCATATTAATGCAGCAAAAAGGGTTACGCGTGCTGGTAATTGAAGCTAAGAGCGCAACGGGTGGCGGAATGCGCACAGCAGAATTGACGCTTCCCGGCTTTAAGCACGATGTATGTTCAGCCGTTCACCCTCTTGCAGCTGCGTCTCCTTTTTTCAGAACACTGCCGTTGAAACAATATGGATTGGAATATTTACGCCCCGCAATTGAAGCAGCTCATCCTTTAGACGGTGGCCTTGCCGCAGCCGTATACGCTGATATTGAAAAAACCGCATCGCAGCTCGGTGAAGACAAACAAATTTACCTTGATCTTATTGGTGGTGCAGTAAACCAATGGCCTTATATAGATGCAGATACCTTGGGGCCGCTTAGTTTCCCCAAACACCCGCTAAGGCTGGCTGCGTTTGGTATTAATGCATTACAGCCTGCAACTTTGCTTGCCAAACAGTTTAAAACAGAGAAAGCCAGAGCGTTGTTTGCCGGCATGGCGGCTCACTCCATACAGCCTTTATCAAATATTGCTACTTCAGCTATCGGGCTTGTGCTGATGGCCAATGCTCATTTGGGCGGATGGGTTATACCCAAGGGAGGTTCACAGCAAATTGCTGAGGCGCTCACAGCTTATTTCAAACACTTAGGCGGAACAGTTCAGCTTGACACTTATGTAAAATCGTTAAGTCAATTACCCTCAGCGCACGCATTGCTATTTGACGTTACGCCAAAACAAATTTTAGAGATAGCAGGTCATAAATTTTCTTCCATTTATAAATGGCAGTTGGAGCGTTACCGTTACGGCGACGGCGTTTTTAAAGTTGATTGGGCGCTTGACGGGCCAACCCCTTTCACTGCTAATGAATGTAAACTGGCCGGAACCGTTCATTTGGGTGGCACATTGGCCGAGATCGCAGCTTCGGAGAAGTCATCATCGGCAGGCAAGCACTCCGAAAATCCATACGTATTATTCGCCCAACAAAGCCTCATTGATGCAACCCGTGCGCCCGAAGGGAAACACACCGCCTGGGCCTACTGTCATGTACCTAACGGCTCTAAAAAAGACATGACGGATATTATAGAGCGACAGATAGAGCGCTTCGCGCCCAGCTTTCGCGAACGAATATTGGCACGCCACACTTTTAATACCGCGCAAATGCAGGAGTACAATGCTAATTACATAGGTGGCGACATTAACGGTGGGGTAATAGATATCGGTCAGTTGTTTACCAGGCCGGTGTTGCGTTGGTCTCCCTACAAAACTTCTGCTAAGGGAATTTATATCTGCTCATCATCAACCCCTCCGGGTGGCGGCGTACATGGCATGTGCGGATACCACGCCGCAAAACGCGCACTGAGCGATGTATTTAACATTAAGTAA
- a CDS encoding LLM class flavin-dependent oxidoreductase, whose product MANIKYSVLDLATVIEGYTIVDSFKSSVANAQQAEKLGYTRYWFAEHHNMINVASSATSLLIGHIAGKTSTIRVGSGGIMLPNHSPLVVAEQFGTLESLYPGRIDLGLGRAPGSDQTTAYAIRGENMGAAFHFPEDVASLQHYFAGDHPNGVSAVPGEGLDIPIWILGSSLDSARLAAAQGLPYAFASHFAPAYFLQAIELYRKNFKPSRHLAEPYVIACVNVVAADTDAEAEYLATSLKQLFKGIITGRRQLLPPPVDSMDGIWSVAEQEAAMQMLTYSFFGSKATLQYRLGNFIAQTGIQELMATTHIFDQSARLKSYRLLAEVLNT is encoded by the coding sequence ATGGCTAACATTAAGTATTCGGTACTTGACCTGGCAACGGTTATTGAAGGATATACCATTGTCGACTCGTTTAAAAGCAGCGTGGCTAATGCGCAACAGGCTGAAAAGCTTGGTTACACCCGCTATTGGTTTGCCGAGCATCATAACATGATCAATGTGGCCAGTTCGGCCACCAGTTTGCTGATTGGTCATATCGCCGGAAAAACATCCACAATTCGTGTTGGTTCCGGTGGCATTATGTTGCCTAACCATTCGCCGTTGGTAGTGGCTGAACAGTTCGGCACACTGGAAAGTCTTTATCCGGGCCGCATAGACTTAGGTTTAGGGCGTGCGCCAGGCAGTGACCAAACCACCGCGTATGCCATACGCGGTGAGAATATGGGTGCCGCATTTCACTTTCCGGAGGATGTGGCCTCCCTGCAACATTATTTTGCCGGCGATCATCCAAATGGTGTGAGCGCCGTTCCCGGTGAGGGATTGGATATACCGATCTGGATATTAGGTTCAAGTTTGGATAGTGCACGATTGGCAGCGGCACAGGGTTTGCCGTATGCATTTGCCAGCCACTTCGCACCTGCTTATTTTTTGCAGGCGATAGAACTCTATCGCAAGAACTTTAAGCCATCCAGACATTTGGCAGAGCCTTACGTTATTGCTTGTGTAAATGTAGTGGCTGCAGATACAGATGCCGAAGCGGAATATTTAGCCACGTCGCTGAAACAATTATTTAAAGGCATTATCACCGGCCGCCGCCAGTTACTGCCACCGCCTGTTGACAGTATGGATGGCATCTGGAGCGTTGCCGAGCAGGAAGCAGCCATGCAAATGCTCACCTACTCCTTCTTTGGTAGTAAAGCTACTTTGCAATACCGCCTGGGTAATTTTATTGCCCAAACGGGCATACAGGAATTAATGGCTACAACGCATATTTTTGATCAGTCAGCCCGTTTAAAATCTTACAGGTTGCTGGCAGAAGTTTTGAATACGTAA
- a CDS encoding c-type cytochrome — translation MKSKIFVALTFPSIMAFSALIVDNNRSAIQLPQADTTKWPASFEFGRQATPAEIAAWDIDVRPDGKGLPPGKGDAKTGSTIYTLKCAVCHGAGGRQAPDEKLLGAALVGDTLATSRPKTIGNYWPYATTLFDYIRRAMPYNQPGSLTDNEVYSLTAYLLNANKIIKNNTVINAQTLPKVVMPAKKLFIMDNREGGPEVK, via the coding sequence ATGAAAAGCAAAATATTTGTTGCGCTTACGTTTCCGTCAATAATGGCTTTTTCAGCTCTTATTGTTGATAACAATAGGTCAGCTATTCAACTGCCTCAAGCCGATACAACAAAATGGCCGGCCAGCTTTGAATTTGGAAGGCAAGCCACTCCTGCTGAGATAGCAGCCTGGGATATTGACGTAAGGCCCGACGGAAAAGGCCTGCCGCCCGGAAAAGGCGATGCCAAAACAGGCAGCACCATCTATACCTTAAAATGCGCTGTATGCCATGGTGCAGGTGGCAGGCAGGCACCTGACGAAAAGCTTTTGGGCGCAGCATTGGTTGGAGATACCTTGGCGACAAGTCGCCCAAAAACAATTGGTAATTACTGGCCATATGCCACAACGTTATTTGATTATATCAGAAGAGCAATGCCTTACAACCAGCCCGGTTCGTTAACAGACAATGAGGTTTACAGTTTAACAGCCTATCTTTTAAACGCAAATAAAATAATCAAGAACAACACCGTAATAAACGCTCAAACCCTTCCAAAGGTAGTTATGCCTGCAAAAAAACTATTTATTATGGATAACCGCGAAGGAGGCCCGGAAGTTAAGTGA
- a CDS encoding MFS transporter, with amino-acid sequence MLPASKSKDQRIPTILAFALLPLSGFATDIYIPSLPSMGIELHATSLQVQFTLTLFLVSYGVSQLFLGSVLDAYGRYKMSFISILVFIISSVLIAVIPNIYVIYAMRIVQGITVAIIVIAKRAYFVDVYEGARLQHYLSMFTIIWSAGPIVAPFLGGYFQHYFGWQSNFYFLAGLAAVIAVLEYFYSDETIRHRTEFNLKTIAGLYVEMIRTTTFSLGILMLCFAYSMVIMYNMTGPFIIEHHFELTPVIAGYCSLILGLAWMAGGFIGRALINRPFFSKLLVNVVLQLIVVVLMILSSYFLSNLYIMVFFAFLIHVGAGFTYNNYFAYCLGRFPKNAGMSGGLTGGLVYVILSLLTYLVVAAIPAKDMAHLSYSYLVFIACSLAVMLVLTKLNHHQSST; translated from the coding sequence ATGCTACCTGCTTCCAAATCAAAAGATCAGCGAATACCCACTATACTGGCATTTGCTTTATTACCTCTATCCGGTTTCGCTACCGATATATACATTCCCTCGCTGCCCAGCATGGGCATTGAATTACATGCCACCAGTTTGCAGGTGCAATTCACGCTTACGTTATTTTTGGTCAGTTACGGAGTTTCACAACTATTTTTGGGAAGTGTATTAGACGCTTACGGGCGTTATAAAATGAGCTTTATCTCAATACTGGTCTTCATAATTTCCAGCGTCCTTATCGCCGTTATTCCTAATATATATGTCATCTATGCTATGCGTATTGTGCAGGGTATCACGGTAGCCATTATTGTGATCGCGAAACGCGCTTATTTTGTAGACGTTTACGAAGGTGCGCGCCTCCAGCATTACCTCAGCATGTTCACCATAATATGGTCGGCCGGCCCTATTGTAGCGCCATTCCTGGGCGGATATTTTCAGCATTATTTTGGCTGGCAATCAAACTTTTATTTTTTGGCCGGCCTGGCAGCTGTAATCGCGGTTCTGGAGTATTTTTACAGTGATGAGACAATCCGTCATCGTACCGAATTCAACCTGAAAACTATTGCCGGCCTCTATGTAGAGATGATCAGAACCACTACTTTTAGCCTGGGTATCCTCATGTTATGCTTCGCCTATTCAATGGTCATTATGTATAACATGACCGGTCCGTTTATCATTGAACATCATTTTGAGCTTACGCCTGTTATAGCCGGGTATTGTTCGCTCATCCTTGGATTAGCGTGGATGGCGGGTGGCTTTATCGGGCGGGCATTAATCAACCGGCCCTTTTTTAGCAAATTACTGGTTAATGTTGTATTGCAACTCATCGTGGTGGTTTTGATGATACTTAGCAGTTATTTCTTATCTAACCTCTATATTATGGTATTTTTTGCCTTTCTGATTCATGTTGGCGCTGGATTTACCTATAATAATTACTTTGCTTATTGCCTGGGACGTTTTCCAAAAAATGCAGGCATGTCCGGCGGGCTAACCGGTGGACTGGTATATGTGATCCTCTCGCTCCTTACCTATTTGGTTGTTGCGGCTATACCAGCTAAAGATATGGCGCACCTGAGCTATAGCTACCTGGTATTTATTGCCTGTTCCCTTGCGGTAATGTTAGTGCTTACAAAGCTTAACCACCATCAATCAAGTACTTAA
- a CDS encoding YeiH family protein produces the protein MSKSLLPEDWVIVLLGFGIIGLSLAGLVLSTPEFSWTTSNELTGKVLNTSNLANIGAQFIYVFAIALIGVVLLGKPIKDVATVFPVVYLLTILALIIAGNSTVKNYNLEAVIFSLLIGLFIGNVFTLPTWFREALTSEFFVKIGLVLLGTTIIFGDILKAGSLGLIQALAVVVSVWYFSYWVCKKLKIDDELAMMLSSAVSICGVSAAIATSGAIKGDSKKLSLVISLVLITAVPMMVLMPYAAKAMGLSQEVTGAWLGGSIDTTGAVVASGSLVGDAALKISTIVKFSQNVLLGVAAFAISVYWTYTKHPNAQDKGTKPTLAVIWERFPKFVIGFIAASLLFSFALSPETAAEVKGPLKNLQGLWFALAFTSIGLETNFKDLFHSGNKKPIYAFLTAQTFNIIVTLVIAYLLF, from the coding sequence ATGTCAAAAAGTTTACTGCCCGAAGATTGGGTGATCGTGTTATTGGGATTTGGTATTATTGGCCTTTCATTAGCAGGGCTCGTTTTATCAACCCCTGAGTTTAGTTGGACAACAAGTAATGAACTTACCGGAAAAGTGCTTAACACCTCCAATCTGGCAAATATTGGAGCACAATTTATTTATGTATTCGCCATTGCCCTTATCGGCGTGGTACTGTTAGGCAAACCTATCAAAGACGTAGCTACTGTATTTCCGGTAGTTTACCTGCTTACCATACTGGCACTAATAATAGCTGGCAATAGCACGGTAAAAAACTATAATCTGGAGGCGGTTATTTTTAGCTTGCTGATCGGTTTATTTATCGGAAACGTGTTTACCCTGCCAACCTGGTTCAGGGAAGCGCTTACTTCTGAATTTTTTGTAAAAATTGGTTTAGTACTCTTAGGTACTACCATCATTTTTGGCGATATCCTTAAAGCCGGATCACTGGGTTTAATACAGGCGCTGGCGGTGGTAGTTTCTGTATGGTATTTTTCCTATTGGGTATGTAAAAAGCTGAAGATAGACGATGAGCTGGCCATGATGTTGTCAAGCGCGGTATCTATCTGCGGGGTATCGGCAGCTATTGCAACATCAGGTGCCATAAAAGGCGATTCAAAAAAACTATCTCTGGTTATATCATTGGTGCTTATCACAGCTGTGCCTATGATGGTGTTAATGCCTTACGCCGCAAAAGCAATGGGGCTTTCGCAGGAAGTAACCGGGGCTTGGCTTGGCGGAAGCATAGATACCACTGGCGCAGTGGTAGCATCGGGCAGTTTAGTAGGCGATGCCGCGTTGAAAATAAGTACCATTGTTAAGTTTTCTCAAAACGTTTTATTGGGTGTTGCCGCATTTGCCATTTCTGTTTACTGGACATATACCAAACATCCAAACGCCCAGGACAAGGGCACTAAGCCAACGCTGGCTGTGATCTGGGAAAGGTTTCCGAAATTTGTTATCGGGTTTATTGCAGCATCACTGCTGTTCTCGTTTGCCTTATCGCCTGAGACGGCCGCCGAAGTGAAAGGGCCGTTAAAAAACCTGCAGGGTTTATGGTTTGCATTGGCGTTTACAAGTATAGGGCTGGAAACTAATTTTAAAGACCTGTTCCATAGTGGCAACAAAAAACCTATTTATGCATTTTTAACTGCCCAAACGTTTAATATAATAGTTACCCTTGTAATAGCTTATTTGCTGTTTTAG
- a CDS encoding Lrp/AsnC family transcriptional regulator produces MFKPDKTDYDIMRILQSNSDVTTKELAFDLRKSLATVHERVKRLKKEGYIRKTVALLDRKKINKNLIAFSHVLLNGHAFETLAAFEKEVSKFPEVMECYQMTGTFDFILRVATEDMESYHEFYRHKLSTLPNIATVQSFFVMSEIKSETAYPI; encoded by the coding sequence ATGTTCAAACCAGATAAGACCGACTATGATATTATGCGCATTTTGCAGAGCAATTCTGATGTCACTACAAAGGAACTCGCATTCGATCTGCGCAAATCACTTGCAACCGTTCACGAACGGGTGAAGCGGCTTAAAAAAGAAGGTTATATCAGAAAAACTGTTGCGCTGTTAGATCGCAAAAAGATCAATAAAAATTTGATCGCCTTTAGTCACGTTCTGCTCAATGGTCATGCATTCGAAACTCTGGCCGCCTTTGAGAAAGAGGTTTCTAAATTTCCTGAAGTGATGGAATGTTATCAAATGACGGGAACATTTGACTTTATTTTACGTGTGGCCACCGAAGATATGGAAAGCTACCATGAATTTTACCGACACAAACTTTCCACCTTACCTAACATTGCTACAGTTCAAAGTTTCTTTGTAATGTCTGAGATCAAAAGCGAAACGGCATACCCCATCTAA
- a CDS encoding helix-turn-helix domain-containing protein, translating into MKEPYLINSISEQHRLLGLSKPKHPLISVFTHEHTDYSRLIDLQHFTLNFYCISIKKDYDGKLKYGQRHYDFDEGMMAFISPNQLLMKLNSGSKPPGGMTLMFHPDFIAGTALAARIKSFHFFSYELHEALHLSESEEAVIEGIFNNIEQEYQSAIDGFSRDVMITQIELLLQYCSRFYARQFITRKVVNDELLIRMENLLNGYFEQHKGLPSVQAIAAELNLSPDYLSDMLRNLTGQTAQQHIQARLIEKAKELLSTTTLPVSQVAYRLGFEHPQSFNKLFKNKTQLSPLEFRASFN; encoded by the coding sequence GTGAAAGAGCCGTATTTGATCAACTCTATATCCGAGCAGCACCGGCTGCTCGGTCTGTCCAAACCTAAACACCCCTTAATCAGTGTGTTCACACATGAACATACGGATTATAGCCGTCTGATTGATCTGCAACACTTTACACTCAACTTTTATTGTATATCAATTAAAAAGGATTATGATGGCAAGTTGAAATACGGGCAGCGGCATTACGATTTCGATGAAGGGATGATGGCTTTTATATCACCCAACCAGTTGTTGATGAAACTCAATTCGGGCTCCAAACCACCGGGCGGCATGACATTGATGTTTCACCCGGACTTTATTGCCGGTACCGCCCTCGCGGCGAGGATAAAGAGCTTTCATTTTTTTTCTTATGAACTGCATGAGGCACTACACCTTTCAGAAAGTGAGGAAGCAGTGATAGAAGGCATCTTTAACAATATTGAGCAGGAATACCAGAGCGCAATAGATGGGTTTAGTCGCGATGTTATGATCACGCAGATCGAATTACTGCTGCAATATTGCAGTCGTTTCTATGCCCGGCAGTTCATTACCCGTAAAGTGGTTAATGATGAATTGCTTATCCGTATGGAAAACCTGCTGAATGGATATTTTGAACAGCACAAAGGCTTACCTTCGGTACAGGCTATAGCGGCAGAACTTAACCTATCTCCAGACTATTTGAGCGATATGCTGCGCAACCTGACTGGACAAACGGCCCAACAGCACATTCAGGCGCGACTCATTGAAAAAGCTAAGGAATTATTGAGCACCACTACCCTGCCGGTGAGCCAGGTAGCGTATCGCTTAGGGTTTGAGCATCCGCAATCATTCAATAAGCTTTTCAAAAATAAAACCCAACTATCCCCGTTGGAATTTCGCGCCAGCTTTAATTAA
- a CDS encoding PLP-dependent cysteine synthase family protein has translation MELMVSKSITAKFEHLFHLVGNTPLLKLNYRFKGKNGSIYVKCENYNLTGSIKDRMALYMMYRAYELGQIQPTDTIIEATSGNTGIAFSAIGTSLGHKVKIIMPDWLSKERMDIIKSLGAEIMLVSKEEGGFLGSISLSEKLALNGGVFLPRQFENIYNAEAHERTTAPEIWQQLAAQNLKPDAFVAGVGTGGTVMGVKNYFKAKDKSILVCPLEPAESPTLTTGYKVGSHRIQGISDEFIPAIVKLNELDPVIQAQDGDAIIMAQKLSRELGLAVGISSGANVIGAIKMANELGPDANVVTLLCDSNKKYLSTDLMRDEPAKEGYVSTDISFTNYQSFSRLKQFEWPS, from the coding sequence ATGGAGTTAATGGTATCAAAATCAATCACCGCAAAGTTTGAGCATTTATTTCATCTTGTGGGTAATACACCGCTTCTTAAACTTAATTATCGGTTTAAAGGGAAGAATGGCAGCATATACGTGAAATGCGAAAATTATAATCTTACCGGCAGCATAAAAGATCGGATGGCGCTTTATATGATGTATAGGGCATACGAGTTGGGCCAAATCCAGCCGACAGATACCATTATAGAAGCAACATCTGGAAACACGGGTATTGCTTTCTCTGCAATCGGTACATCATTGGGGCATAAGGTTAAAATTATTATGCCTGATTGGTTGAGTAAAGAAAGAATGGATATTATCAAATCGCTTGGCGCTGAGATAATGTTGGTAAGTAAAGAAGAAGGCGGCTTTTTAGGCAGCATAAGTTTGAGCGAAAAACTTGCTTTGAATGGCGGCGTATTTCTTCCGCGTCAGTTCGAAAACATTTATAATGCGGAAGCTCATGAGCGAACAACCGCTCCTGAGATCTGGCAACAACTGGCAGCACAAAATCTCAAGCCTGATGCGTTTGTGGCGGGTGTGGGTACAGGGGGAACCGTTATGGGCGTGAAAAACTATTTTAAGGCGAAAGATAAATCTATTTTGGTATGTCCGCTTGAGCCGGCCGAATCGCCGACGTTGACAACAGGATATAAGGTTGGCAGTCATCGCATACAAGGCATTTCTGATGAATTTATACCGGCAATTGTAAAATTGAACGAGTTGGATCCGGTCATCCAGGCGCAAGACGGTGATGCCATCATTATGGCGCAGAAATTATCCCGCGAACTGGGTTTAGCAGTGGGTATATCTTCGGGTGCCAACGTAATTGGAGCTATCAAAATGGCAAATGAGCTGGGGCCGGATGCCAACGTAGTTACATTGCTTTGTGATAGCAATAAAAAATATTTAAGTACTGACTTAATGCGGGATGAACCCGCTAAAGAAGGTTATGTTTCTACTGACATCAGTTTCACAAATTACCAGTCATTTAGCAGGCTTAAGCAATTTGAGTGGCCCTCTTAA
- a CDS encoding NAD(P)-dependent alcohol dehydrogenase: MITAKGYAAQTAESPLAPWHFERRDIGAHDVQIEILYCGVCHTDIHLTRNEWFPGIFPMVPGHEIVGRISAVGAHVKKFSVGNLGGVGVMVDACRECEDCKNGQEQFCTVAPVQTYNNLDHEGKPAYGGYSDSIVVNEDFVHRISEKLDLAAVAPLLCAGITTYSPLKKFNVGTGHKLAVVGLGGLGHMGVKFGKAFGAEVTVISTSPNKEVAARELGADHFVISRDEEQMKNVFKHFDFVLDTVASSTDINPYLNTLKTNGVYINVGLPSKPWEVSSFSLAVGNKTIAGSGAGGLPETQEMLDFCAEHNIVSEIELIDIKDIHMAYDRMQKGDVKYRFVIDMKTL; this comes from the coding sequence ATGATAACAGCAAAAGGATATGCGGCGCAAACAGCGGAGAGCCCGTTGGCGCCATGGCATTTTGAAAGGCGTGATATAGGGGCGCATGATGTGCAGATAGAAATTCTGTATTGCGGTGTTTGCCATACCGACATTCACCTCACAAGAAACGAATGGTTCCCGGGGATATTCCCCATGGTACCGGGCCATGAAATTGTGGGCCGGATCAGTGCAGTTGGTGCACACGTGAAAAAGTTTAGTGTAGGCAATTTGGGTGGCGTGGGTGTGATGGTTGACGCTTGCCGGGAATGTGAGGACTGCAAAAACGGACAAGAGCAATTTTGTACCGTGGCTCCGGTACAGACCTACAACAATCTTGATCATGAAGGCAAACCGGCTTACGGCGGCTATTCGGATTCAATTGTGGTGAATGAAGACTTTGTACATCGCATCTCCGAAAAACTGGATCTGGCGGCGGTAGCACCACTATTATGCGCAGGCATCACAACTTACTCACCACTTAAGAAATTCAATGTGGGTACCGGACACAAATTAGCCGTGGTGGGCTTAGGTGGCCTCGGCCATATGGGTGTGAAGTTTGGCAAGGCCTTCGGCGCGGAGGTGACGGTAATCAGCACATCGCCTAATAAAGAAGTGGCTGCGAGGGAACTGGGTGCAGATCATTTTGTGATCTCCAGAGACGAAGAACAAATGAAAAACGTTTTTAAGCATTTTGATTTTGTGCTGGATACGGTAGCAAGCAGTACCGATATCAACCCTTATCTTAATACACTGAAAACTAACGGAGTTTATATTAACGTTGGATTGCCGTCTAAGCCCTGGGAAGTTTCATCGTTTTCTTTGGCTGTAGGTAACAAAACTATTGCAGGATCTGGCGCGGGTGGTTTGCCGGAGACACAAGAAATGCTGGATTTCTGTGCAGAACACAATATTGTTTCAGAGATCGAACTGATTGACATCAAAGATATTCATATGGCGTATGATCGTATGCAAAAGGGTGATGTTAAATACAGGTTTGTGATAGACATGAAAACCTTGTAA
- the soxC gene encoding sulfite dehydrogenase, with the protein MEKHKKQTSHKINRRTLLGIIAGAVALPINKAVAHNAGTESVGITDDPTKSPGAGPSAVGKRSAFEQPVRKPSDISSRTPLQDTYGTITPSDLHYERHHAGVPVIDPAKHQMLIHGLVNKPMKFTVSDLKKFPAVSRICFIECAGNFRGGKEDLTPQDVLGLTSQSEWTGVLLSTLLRETGVDAKAKWFLAEGSDAAVMTRTIPIAKAWDDAMIVYAQNGEAIRPEQGYPIRLLLPGFEGNMNIKWLRRIEISDEPYMTREDTSKYTYPVKDKIRMFSFEMDARSIITYPSYPQQVNSGWIEIRGIAWSGRGKVDKVEVSTDGGKTWELANLQEPVLSKAHTYFRYLWNWNGAATEILSRVTDETGYIQPTLKQLAEARGPDMGGYHMNPITAWQIKPDGKVLFKPEIIK; encoded by the coding sequence ATGGAAAAACATAAAAAACAAACTTCTCATAAAATCAATAGGAGAACATTGCTCGGCATTATTGCCGGTGCCGTAGCGTTGCCAATAAACAAGGCAGTGGCTCATAATGCGGGAACAGAAAGCGTTGGTATTACAGATGATCCAACTAAGTCACCCGGGGCAGGTCCAAGTGCTGTGGGCAAACGGTCGGCATTTGAGCAGCCTGTACGTAAACCGTCTGACATATCATCGCGGACGCCGTTACAGGATACGTATGGTACAATAACACCTTCAGACCTGCACTATGAGCGCCATCATGCCGGTGTGCCCGTAATTGATCCGGCAAAGCACCAGATGTTGATACATGGTTTGGTAAATAAACCTATGAAATTTACTGTGTCCGATCTGAAAAAATTTCCCGCCGTTTCGCGCATCTGTTTTATAGAATGCGCAGGTAATTTCAGGGGTGGAAAAGAAGACCTAACCCCGCAGGACGTATTGGGTTTAACCAGCCAAAGCGAATGGACAGGGGTATTACTTTCAACCCTATTACGTGAGACTGGCGTGGATGCCAAAGCTAAGTGGTTTTTGGCCGAAGGTTCGGATGCCGCTGTAATGACCCGCACTATCCCCATCGCCAAAGCATGGGACGATGCGATGATAGTATATGCGCAAAATGGCGAAGCTATCCGCCCGGAACAAGGCTATCCTATCCGATTGCTGTTACCCGGCTTCGAGGGTAATATGAATATAAAATGGCTTCGCAGGATTGAAATATCAGACGAGCCGTACATGACGCGTGAAGACACCTCAAAATATACTTATCCGGTTAAAGACAAGATACGCATGTTCAGCTTCGAGATGGACGCGCGTTCCATCATCACCTATCCGTCATATCCACAACAAGTAAATAGCGGGTGGATAGAAATAAGGGGCATTGCCTGGAGCGGACGGGGAAAGGTTGATAAAGTTGAAGTTAGCACAGACGGAGGCAAAACCTGGGAGTTGGCAAATTTGCAGGAGCCGGTACTAAGTAAGGCGCATACCTACTTTAGATATCTTTGGAATTGGAACGGAGCGGCAACCGAAATACTCAGCCGCGTAACTGATGAAACCGGGTATATACAGCCAACATTAAAACAGCTTGCTGAAGCACGCGGGCCTGATATGGGCGGCTACCATATGAACCCCATCACCGCATGGCAGATAAAACCCGATGGTAAAGTTCTTTTTAAACCGGAAATAATTAAATAA